A single genomic interval of Cydia strobilella chromosome 3, ilCydStro3.1, whole genome shotgun sequence harbors:
- the LOC134755625 gene encoding gamma-butyrobetaine dioxygenase yields the protein MLAFRQLCTNIPISNILKSSVTQIHTQNALFKQSDTLKLVISGQSLQFPYVWLRDNCQCEQCFHRSAKSRTVDWSKFDLKVKAKDVQKGENSLKLTWDDGHISEFDLKWLKFRNFTAENKKMYDSAIYKPAKITWEGKDFQKICSKHDYDEILNSNQALYNWLHSLSVYGVALIQNTPNSATAIDKIVDTIGFTRRTHYGVKFVVQNVPNTSNVAYLNTNLQVHIDLPYYEYCPGVNMLHCLEQTQSQGGENILSDAHYVASYIKQNHPEQFKLLTDVDIEWSDIGTEDGNEFFKLHRSPVICLDKHGEVMRINFSVPQRGNYFLGPIELVQPWYEAWALFLNLNHKLSAKFKTKAGDILTFDNIRLLHGRNAYEDSSNNVRKLIGAYVDWDEIYSRWRCLKVKLENMDGV from the coding sequence TATACCCATATCTAACATATTAAAAAGTAGTGTTACTCAAATTCATACACAGAATGCGCTTTTTAAACAATCTGATACTTTAAAGCTGGTTATAAGTGGACAATCTTTGCAATTTCCCTACGTGTGGTTGAGGGATAACTGCCAGTGCGAACAGTGTTTCCACCGATCAGCGAAAAGCCGGACAGTTGATTGGAGCAAATTCGACTTAAAAGTTAAAGCAAAAGATGTCCAGAAAGGCGAAAATTCTTTGAAGCTTACCTGGGATGACGGGCATATATCGGAGTTTGACTTAAAGTGGCTCAAGTTCAGGAATTTTACTGCagaaaataagaaaatgtaTGACAGTGCTATTTATAAACCTGCCAAAATTACGTGGGAAGGTAAGGATTTTCAGAAGATCTGTTCTAAACATGATTATGATGAGATTTTGAACTCAAACCAGGCATTGTACAATTGGTTACATAGTCTATCAGTTTATGGAGTAGCTTTGATTCAAAACACACCAAATTCTGCTACAGCTATAGACAAAATTGTGGACACCATTGGATTTACACGGAGAACACATTATGGCGTCAAATTTGTGGTGCAAAATGTACCTAATACCAGTAATGTAGCATATCTCAATACCAATCTGCAAGTGCATATTGACTTGCCATACTATGAATATTGTCCAGGAGTAAATATGTTGCACTGTTTAGAGCAAACTCAAAGTCAAGGCGGAGAGAATATTCTCTCTGACGCTCACTATGTGGCGTCATACATTAAACAAAACCATCCAGAACAGTTTAAACTTCTAACAGATGTTGATATTGAATGGAGTGACATTGGAACCGAGGATGGTAATGAATTCTTCAAACTACACAGATCTCCAGTTATTTGCTTAGATAAACATGGAGAAGTAATGAGAATTAATTTCTCTGTGCCTCAAAGAGGGAATTATTTTCTGGGGCCGATAGAACTAGTTCAACCTTGGTATGAAGCATGGGCCTTATTTCTGAATTTAAATCATAAGTTATCTGCTAAATTCAAGACTAAAGCTGGGGACATTTTGACTTTTGATAACATAAGGTTGCTTCATGGGCGGAATGCATATGAAGACAGCTCAAATAATGTCCGTAAATTGATTGGTGCCTATGTGGATTGGGATGAAATATACTCCCGGTGGAGATGTTTAAAAGTTAAATTGGAAAATATGGATGGTGTTTGA
- the LOC134755626 gene encoding mitotic spindle assembly checkpoint protein MAD2B, with protein MTDNCFVDIAIEFLAVAFHNILYYVSVYPKSVFEMRKKYSIVVYRCIHPEVNQYIDLCLKNIAECLKSEQLRRAEFSVTDVNYKPVINFVFDFEKQKQSDENSDAYLIQAEQNLRAFCLNLVSNSEKFFVPDDCSFSIFIHTNESNVVALANNPELEDFPFVEVEGAADEINNIIPLRRFNLRCYNIDTYVEIK; from the coding sequence ATGACTGATAATTGTTTCGTGGACATTGCGATTGAATTTCTAGCCGTTGCCTTCCATAACATTCTGTATTACGTCTCTGTCTACCCGAAAAGTGTCTTCGAAATGAGAAAAAAGTACAGCATCGTAGTTTACCGGTGCATTCATCCTGAAGTCAACCAATATATCGACCTGTGTCTCAAAAATATTGCAGAATGTTTGAAGAGCGAGCAACTGAGACGCGCGGAGTTTTCGGTTACAGATGTAAACTACAAACCTGTGATcaattttgtttttgattttgaGAAACAAAAACAGTCAGATGAGAATTCCGACGCCTATTTGATTCAAGCTGAGCAAAATCTTCGAGCCTTTTGCTTGAATTTGGTCAGCAATAGTGAGAAGTTCTTTGTTCCCGACGACTGTAGCTTCtcaatatttatacatacaaatGAATCTAACGTTGTTGCATTGGCAAATAACCCTGAATTGGAGGATTTTCCTTTTGTTGAAGTGGAGGGGGCAGCAGACgagataaataatattattccattAAGGAGATTTAATTTAAGATGTTACAATATAGATACCtatgtagaaataaaataa